The following coding sequences are from one Diospyros lotus cultivar Yz01 chromosome 7, ASM1463336v1, whole genome shotgun sequence window:
- the LOC127805961 gene encoding uncharacterized protein LOC127805961 isoform X1: MTPKNEGLSYGSRSMRVSTSCGGGSLWALCTVLPTWGPPYTVINPSHVCGAMCEGLLRCRKSSPLSPPAHDEYFNYTGCDDFNLYYKKHLPDDHHNVSASADSFQGCDTILLPLTSTPSKTKTEPGENDDDLLKLLNGTINSKFHCTAKNGPNLKLILP, translated from the exons ATGACACCCAAAAATGAAGGTTTGAGTTATGGCAGCCGCAGTATGAGAGTTTCAACCTCTTGTGGGGGTGGCTCCTTGTGGGCATTATGCACTGTACTTCCTACTTGGGGGCCACCGTATACCGTGATTAACCCCTCTCATGTGTGCGGGGCAATGTGTGAAGGGCTCTTAAG GTGCAGGAAAAGCTCTCCACTTAGCCCTCCCGCACATGATGAGTATTTCAACTACACAGGCTGTGATGATTTCAATTTGTACTACAAGAAGCATTTACCAGATGATCATCACAACGTTTCTGCTTCTGCCGATTCTTTCCAAGGCTGCGACACCATTCTTCTGCCTTTGACTTCGACGCCATCTAAAACTAAAACTGAACCTGGTGAGAACGATGACGATCTATTAAAACTATTGAATGGTACCATCAACTCAAAATTTCACTGCACAGCAAAAAACG GGCCAAACCTCAAACTGATCCTTCCCTAA
- the LOC127805961 gene encoding uncharacterized protein LOC127805961 isoform X2, translating into MTPKNEGLSYGSRSMRVSTSCGGGSLWALCTVLPTWGPPYTVINPSHVCGAMCEGLLRCRKSSPLSPPAHDEYFNYTGCDDFNLYYKKHLPDDHHNVSASADSFQGCDTILLPLTSTPSKTKTEPGPNLKLILP; encoded by the exons ATGACACCCAAAAATGAAGGTTTGAGTTATGGCAGCCGCAGTATGAGAGTTTCAACCTCTTGTGGGGGTGGCTCCTTGTGGGCATTATGCACTGTACTTCCTACTTGGGGGCCACCGTATACCGTGATTAACCCCTCTCATGTGTGCGGGGCAATGTGTGAAGGGCTCTTAAG GTGCAGGAAAAGCTCTCCACTTAGCCCTCCCGCACATGATGAGTATTTCAACTACACAGGCTGTGATGATTTCAATTTGTACTACAAGAAGCATTTACCAGATGATCATCACAACGTTTCTGCTTCTGCCGATTCTTTCCAAGGCTGCGACACCATTCTTCTGCCTTTGACTTCGACGCCATCTAAAACTAAAACTGAACCTG GGCCAAACCTCAAACTGATCCTTCCCTAA